The proteins below are encoded in one region of Fibrella aestuarina BUZ 2:
- a CDS encoding NADH-quinone oxidoreductase subunit C — translation MSNQEVAEALIRQFGEAVSEFDEPFGLLTLTVSREQLLPLMTYLKDHKQYQINFLTDITGIHYPDDAGREFCVVYHAHSLVNNFRVRVKVYLANDDLHVPSMTLLYASANWMERETFDFFGILFDGHPNLTRILNMEEMDYFPMRKEYPLEDGTREDKIDALFGR, via the coding sequence ATGAGTAATCAAGAAGTCGCCGAGGCCCTTATCCGTCAGTTTGGCGAAGCTGTTTCTGAGTTCGACGAACCGTTTGGTCTGCTGACGCTGACGGTCAGTCGTGAGCAGTTGCTGCCGCTGATGACGTACCTGAAAGACCACAAGCAGTATCAGATCAACTTCCTGACCGACATTACAGGCATTCATTACCCCGACGATGCCGGGCGGGAGTTCTGCGTGGTGTATCATGCGCATAGCCTGGTCAATAATTTCCGCGTTCGGGTGAAAGTGTACCTGGCGAACGACGACCTGCACGTACCCAGCATGACGTTGCTTTACGCCTCGGCCAACTGGATGGAGCGGGAAACCTTTGACTTCTTCGGTATTCTGTTCGACGGGCATCCCAACCTGACGCGCATCCTGAACATGGAAGAAATGGATTATTTCCCGATGCGGAAAGAGTACCCGCTGGAAGACGGCACCCGCGAAGACAAGATCGACGCGTTGTTTGGACGATGA
- a CDS encoding NADH-quinone oxidoreductase subunit B: protein MASEIKMVEAPAGHEGAGFFATSLDKVVGMARANSLWPLPFATSCCGIEFMATMGAHYDFARFGSERPSFSPRQADLLMVMGTIAKKMAPIVKQVYLQMAEPRWVIAMGACASSGGIFDTYSVLQGIDRIIPVDVYIPGCPPRPEQVIEGLMQIQELARNESTRRRNTEEYQLLLNSYGIQ, encoded by the coding sequence ATGGCATCTGAAATAAAGATGGTAGAAGCCCCGGCGGGCCATGAAGGTGCCGGGTTTTTCGCTACCTCCCTGGATAAAGTAGTGGGTATGGCACGCGCCAACTCACTGTGGCCCCTACCCTTTGCGACCTCTTGCTGCGGCATCGAATTCATGGCCACCATGGGCGCTCATTATGATTTCGCCCGGTTTGGCTCGGAGCGGCCCAGTTTCTCGCCCCGGCAGGCGGACCTGCTGATGGTGATGGGAACGATCGCCAAGAAAATGGCTCCGATTGTGAAGCAGGTATACCTCCAGATGGCCGAACCCCGGTGGGTGATTGCCATGGGGGCCTGTGCCAGCAGCGGCGGTATTTTCGACACCTACAGCGTATTGCAGGGCATTGACCGCATCATTCCCGTCGACGTGTACATTCCGGGTTGCCCGCCGCGCCCCGAGCAAGTGATCGAAGGGCTGATGCAGATTCAGGAGTTGGCACGTAACGAGTCGACCCGGCGGCGCAACACCGAAGAGTATCAATTGCTGCTCAATTCGTACGGAATTCAATAA
- a CDS encoding NADH-quinone oxidoreductase subunit A, giving the protein MNAVSYLPSDYVPLFIQLGLALGFIVVTMLVTHSIGPKRHSQKKDDPFECGIPTVGDARAPISVKYFLIAILFVLFDVEVIFLYPWAVNFLKLGTAGFIQMILFMGLLLAGFYYVLRKGVLKWE; this is encoded by the coding sequence ATGAACGCCGTTTCGTATTTACCCTCCGATTACGTCCCTCTCTTTATCCAGTTGGGGCTGGCCCTTGGCTTTATCGTCGTGACCATGTTGGTTACGCACAGCATCGGCCCCAAGCGCCACAGCCAGAAGAAAGACGATCCTTTCGAGTGTGGCATTCCCACCGTGGGCGATGCCCGCGCCCCGATCTCGGTCAAGTACTTCCTGATCGCGATCCTGTTCGTGCTGTTCGACGTGGAAGTGATTTTTCTGTATCCCTGGGCCGTTAACTTCTTGAAGTTGGGCACTGCCGGGTTCATTCAGATGATCCTGTTCATGGGTTTGCTGCTGGCAGGCTTCTATTACGTGCTCCGCAAGGGCGTTTTAAAGTGGGAATAA
- a CDS encoding sialate O-acetylesterase, with translation MYRLLYGFLLGLTVASATAQTVPTGLSVTYPSSRAVFQRENDNTSTIYLSGTYFQPVDSIQARLVVEVNGQGLNTNWTTIRRNPQGGVFQGAINGTGGWYRLEVQGFQGGRVIAQDVVRKVGIGEVFIITGQSNAQGFLEYSSIGASDDRVNCVSYDNREAHSLADPPAPTFEQLSAQSIIGPRGYGAWCWGRLGDLLAQQYNIPILFINTAWGGSTIQNWIESFDDGFTKSVYFDGFFPKGMPYANLRIALRYYASLQGLRAILWHQGESDNLQNSNTVRATYKRQMEQLVAKTRTDTQRYPAWMLARASRNSDPDPTCFAQCGNNADCINRCPRIFRTNDQVTGGQTDVINTFSNNVYAGPFTDPIQPNRLDGVHFQGDGLIQLANAWYQSMSPTFFAAALPLLPQPQPTVTVECVNNNSVTLRLPPTGFQSYLWSNGQTGSTITVSQPGQYQAKLKNAIGNTFLSPTVNIQLPVQPATPTISLARNGTAVADNQQQICADSVLTLVANVGTQSSAQWSNGINNTVLRVANAGQYTVQAVNTYGCRSNTSSAIGLTVRPRLATPTIEQVGIYSIQATLPGFPNNEQFDWRRGSVFLNNQNGPVAKALISGTYTARAKALFTLPNGNALTCYSGFSNEVLFTSSESAQIVSIYPNPSVNGYIAVETIEDLQNADLTIQSITGQVLYSEKIPSFNARRLIPVANFASGQYIVRVRSEGFDVARRVFITR, from the coding sequence ATGTATCGACTTTTATATGGCTTCTTACTGGGGTTGACAGTCGCATCAGCAACTGCTCAAACTGTTCCTACCGGCCTGTCAGTCACGTACCCATCGAGTCGGGCTGTCTTTCAACGTGAAAACGACAATACCAGTACCATTTATCTCTCAGGTACGTACTTCCAGCCCGTCGACAGCATCCAGGCGCGGCTGGTTGTTGAAGTAAACGGGCAGGGACTCAACACCAACTGGACCACCATCCGCCGCAATCCGCAGGGCGGAGTATTTCAGGGCGCTATCAATGGCACAGGCGGCTGGTATAGGCTTGAAGTGCAGGGTTTTCAGGGTGGCAGAGTGATTGCACAGGACGTTGTGCGAAAAGTGGGCATCGGTGAAGTGTTCATCATCACCGGCCAGTCAAATGCACAGGGTTTTCTGGAGTACTCATCCATTGGCGCCAGCGATGATCGGGTCAACTGCGTCAGCTACGACAACCGCGAAGCGCACTCGCTGGCAGACCCCCCGGCCCCCACGTTTGAGCAGCTAAGCGCCCAGAGTATTATTGGCCCCCGTGGCTACGGCGCCTGGTGCTGGGGGCGGCTCGGCGATCTGCTGGCTCAGCAATACAACATCCCGATTCTCTTCATCAACACGGCCTGGGGTGGATCCACCATCCAGAACTGGATCGAGAGCTTCGACGATGGCTTTACCAAGAGTGTGTATTTCGACGGGTTCTTCCCGAAGGGGATGCCGTACGCCAACCTGCGCATCGCGTTGCGGTATTATGCCTCGCTCCAGGGGCTGCGCGCTATTCTCTGGCATCAGGGCGAGAGCGATAACCTGCAAAACTCCAACACCGTGCGAGCTACCTACAAACGGCAGATGGAGCAACTCGTGGCGAAGACGCGCACCGATACGCAACGCTACCCGGCCTGGATGTTGGCCCGAGCCTCGCGCAATAGTGACCCAGACCCTACCTGCTTTGCGCAATGCGGTAACAACGCTGATTGTATCAACCGCTGCCCACGAATTTTCCGGACGAACGACCAGGTCACGGGGGGGCAAACCGATGTAATCAACACGTTTAGCAATAACGTGTATGCCGGGCCTTTTACAGACCCGATTCAGCCGAACCGCCTCGATGGGGTTCACTTCCAGGGCGACGGCCTGATTCAACTCGCCAATGCCTGGTATCAGAGCATGAGCCCCACCTTTTTTGCGGCGGCGCTCCCCCTACTCCCCCAACCGCAGCCAACCGTTACGGTTGAGTGCGTCAACAACAACAGCGTTACTCTGCGGTTGCCCCCCACCGGCTTCCAGAGCTATCTCTGGTCGAACGGGCAGACTGGCTCAACAATCACCGTCAGTCAGCCGGGTCAATATCAGGCAAAGCTGAAAAATGCGATCGGTAACACCTTTCTGTCGCCGACAGTCAACATTCAGCTGCCGGTTCAACCGGCAACGCCCACCATTTCGCTGGCTCGCAACGGTACGGCCGTTGCCGACAACCAACAGCAAATCTGTGCCGACTCGGTGCTGACACTGGTCGCCAACGTGGGCACCCAATCGTCGGCGCAGTGGAGTAATGGTATCAACAACACGGTGTTGCGGGTAGCCAATGCCGGGCAGTATACCGTGCAGGCCGTCAATACCTATGGGTGCCGCTCGAATACCTCGTCGGCCATCGGCCTGACCGTGCGACCCCGTCTGGCTACGCCCACGATCGAGCAGGTAGGCATCTACTCGATTCAGGCGACCTTGCCCGGCTTCCCGAACAATGAGCAGTTCGACTGGCGGCGCGGATCGGTGTTTCTGAATAACCAGAACGGCCCCGTAGCCAAAGCGCTCATCAGCGGTACGTATACGGCCCGGGCTAAAGCCTTATTTACGCTGCCCAACGGCAACGCGCTCACCTGCTATTCGGGCTTCTCCAACGAAGTACTGTTCACGTCGTCGGAGTCGGCACAGATCGTCAGCATCTACCCCAACCCGAGTGTCAACGGCTACATCGCTGTCGAGACCATCGAAGACCTCCAGAATGCCGACCTGACAATCCAGTCGATAACGGGGCAGGTTCTGTACTCGGAGAAAATCCCGTCGTTCAACGCGCGCCGCCTGATTCCGGTGGCCAACTTCGCGTCGGGGCAATACATCGTGCGGGTACGTTCTGAAGGCTTCGACGTAGCCCGGCGTGTATTTATCACCCGGTAA
- a CDS encoding T9SS type A sorting domain-containing protein produces MKQRLLMWAVAFSLMAASQAVAQLNISFPVSRAVYQRNTANNAAITISGTYATATSRIEARVIAREAGKGTSTDWQTIVNNPQGGVFSGQLTVQGGWYDLDVRLIRDNQQIATSRVERVGVGEVFVIAGQSNAQGVRRDGERATDDRVNSVNYFYEPKNYPNDPPAPEFIHLEGPNSIAPRGMGAWCWGTLGDLLANRLNVPILFFNAAFEGTSVRNWAETATGPQTISDYAPVYYEPKHPYYPLQLALQFYANTYGVRAVLWHQGEADNQFDTPPATYADRLRTVINQSRSDFGRNVAWVVARASYGDLLGGVDTKVIDGQNQAIASAGNVFAGPNTDNIQVPRSRAPLYDVVHFDNPGLRDVANAWNASLTDNFFNSAAPFSPAAAPAITVACAGGNNVSVTVTNYDNIAWDSGETSRTITRAAGSTVRAKVRDGKGNLVFTPTITINNAPTIQSVGATALCEGSSLTLRSSYSEANVWSNGQTSQQITVNTGGDYSVRYNDVSGCTFTSNTIRVTVNPLPAQPTITPDRSTTICQGENVVLASTSSNRYNWSNGQTDQRISVTQAGSYSLTVTDANGCTSPASAAVFVTVNPVPSTPQLAASGRTTFCANESVTLTSTEGLAYVWSSGQNTRSINTNQSGTYTVRTRNEFNCNSAPSNAINVTAFPLPAQPTISNERPTTFCQGESTILSSSNAFRYNWSNGQGDQRITVSQTGSFSLTVTDQNGCTSPASAVVSVVANPLPTTPILTASSRTTFCANESITLTSTEDAGYNWSSGQSTRSINVNQTGIYSLRTRNQFNCISAPSNSVNVLVNPLPSPPIISARGSLTFCQGGQLLLQTDSQLRALWSTGDSTQTLTVRETGAYTARVRDGNGCLSPNSNVLTAQALARPQPPTLQQVGTYLLEASGAPQNERYYWRRNADSLAITGSLLRVNQSGQYSVRTQITYSPAYVCLSLPSAVVNYDLPTNNQDVSIYPNPSPDGIFLIETLADLSNASVTVYTLTGQLVYRSTETTLNDRKQIQLLRLAPGPYILKVDADGVHVSKRILIGNR; encoded by the coding sequence ATGAAACAACGTTTATTGATGTGGGCAGTCGCTTTTAGTCTGATGGCGGCTTCTCAGGCTGTTGCCCAACTTAACATTTCATTCCCGGTAAGTCGAGCCGTTTACCAGCGTAATACGGCCAACAATGCAGCCATTACGATTTCAGGTACGTATGCGACAGCGACTTCGCGTATAGAGGCAAGAGTCATTGCCCGTGAAGCCGGGAAAGGCACCTCGACCGACTGGCAAACGATCGTTAATAACCCACAGGGGGGCGTCTTTAGTGGTCAGCTGACCGTTCAGGGTGGCTGGTATGATCTGGATGTACGACTTATCCGCGACAATCAGCAAATAGCTACGAGCCGGGTGGAGCGCGTGGGTGTAGGGGAAGTATTCGTGATTGCCGGTCAGTCCAACGCGCAGGGCGTTCGGCGTGATGGCGAGCGGGCTACGGATGACCGAGTCAACAGCGTCAACTATTTCTACGAACCCAAAAATTACCCGAACGACCCTCCAGCGCCCGAGTTTATTCACCTGGAAGGCCCAAACTCCATAGCGCCACGTGGCATGGGGGCCTGGTGCTGGGGTACGTTAGGCGATCTGCTTGCCAACCGTCTGAACGTACCTATCCTGTTTTTCAACGCGGCTTTTGAAGGTACGTCGGTGCGTAACTGGGCCGAGACAGCCACTGGCCCCCAAACGATAAGTGACTACGCCCCGGTGTATTATGAGCCTAAGCATCCATATTACCCGCTTCAGTTAGCCCTTCAGTTTTACGCCAATACGTATGGGGTTCGGGCGGTACTGTGGCATCAGGGGGAAGCCGACAACCAATTTGACACACCACCCGCTACCTACGCTGACCGCTTACGGACCGTTATCAACCAAAGCCGCTCTGATTTTGGGCGAAATGTAGCCTGGGTTGTGGCGCGGGCATCCTACGGTGACCTGCTCGGTGGCGTCGATACCAAAGTCATTGATGGGCAAAATCAGGCAATCGCTTCGGCTGGTAACGTGTTTGCCGGGCCCAACACGGATAACATTCAGGTGCCACGTTCCAGAGCACCGCTTTATGACGTGGTGCATTTCGATAATCCCGGCCTGCGCGACGTAGCCAACGCCTGGAATGCAAGCCTGACCGACAATTTCTTCAACAGTGCAGCGCCGTTCAGCCCGGCTGCGGCTCCGGCCATTACAGTCGCCTGCGCAGGTGGTAATAATGTGTCGGTGACGGTTACTAACTACGACAACATTGCCTGGGACTCGGGCGAGACGAGCCGCACCATTACACGGGCGGCGGGGAGCACCGTACGCGCAAAGGTGCGTGACGGCAAAGGGAATCTGGTGTTCACGCCTACTATTACCATCAACAATGCTCCTACGATTCAATCAGTTGGTGCGACAGCGCTCTGTGAAGGCAGTTCATTGACACTCCGTAGCAGTTACAGCGAGGCCAACGTATGGAGCAATGGTCAGACCTCCCAACAAATTACGGTCAACACCGGCGGCGATTATTCCGTCCGCTACAACGACGTCAGTGGCTGCACATTCACGTCGAACACCATTCGGGTAACCGTAAATCCGTTACCCGCCCAACCAACGATTACGCCTGACCGATCAACGACCATCTGTCAGGGCGAAAATGTCGTTTTGGCCTCCACCTCATCCAATCGCTACAACTGGAGCAATGGACAGACCGATCAACGGATCAGCGTTACGCAAGCTGGCAGCTACTCGCTCACGGTCACGGATGCGAATGGCTGTACTTCGCCTGCTTCAGCCGCTGTATTCGTGACGGTGAACCCGGTGCCATCGACGCCCCAACTCGCCGCTAGTGGGCGCACCACCTTTTGCGCCAACGAATCAGTTACGCTCACCTCGACCGAAGGACTTGCCTACGTTTGGAGCAGCGGCCAGAACACCCGTAGCATCAATACCAACCAGTCAGGTACGTATACGGTACGTACCCGCAACGAGTTCAACTGTAATTCGGCGCCATCAAACGCCATTAACGTAACGGCGTTTCCGTTGCCTGCGCAGCCAACCATTTCCAACGAGCGCCCCACAACGTTCTGCCAGGGAGAGAGCACCATTCTAAGCAGTAGCAATGCGTTCCGGTACAACTGGAGCAACGGACAGGGCGATCAGCGCATCACCGTCAGCCAAACCGGCAGCTTCTCGCTAACCGTAACCGACCAGAATGGGTGTACGTCGCCCGCTTCGGCCGTCGTTTCGGTCGTTGCCAATCCGCTACCTACCACGCCGATCCTCACGGCCAGCAGCCGCACTACCTTCTGCGCCAATGAATCGATCACGCTTACGTCAACCGAAGACGCTGGGTACAACTGGAGCAGTGGGCAGAGCACCCGAAGCATCAACGTGAACCAGACAGGGATCTACAGCCTACGCACCCGAAATCAGTTTAACTGTATTTCGGCCCCGTCGAATAGCGTTAATGTGTTGGTCAATCCGTTACCATCGCCGCCCATTATTTCGGCGCGTGGCTCACTCACGTTCTGCCAGGGCGGGCAATTGCTGCTCCAAACCGATTCGCAGTTGCGGGCGCTCTGGTCAACAGGCGACTCCACGCAAACCCTTACGGTGCGCGAAACGGGAGCTTACACCGCCCGGGTACGGGATGGCAACGGCTGCCTGTCGCCAAACAGTAACGTGCTGACGGCACAAGCGTTGGCCCGCCCCCAGCCCCCTACTCTTCAACAAGTGGGTACGTACCTGCTGGAAGCTTCCGGTGCCCCGCAAAACGAACGTTATTACTGGCGCCGCAATGCCGATTCACTGGCGATCACAGGCTCGCTGTTGCGGGTTAATCAGTCAGGGCAATACAGTGTTCGGACGCAGATTACGTACAGCCCCGCTTACGTCTGTTTATCACTGCCGTCGGCGGTTGTAAACTACGATCTGCCTACCAACAACCAGGATGTCAGCATCTACCCCAACCCAAGCCCGGATGGTATTTTCCTGATCGAAACGCTGGCTGATTTAAGCAACGCCTCCGTGACGGTTTACACTTTAACCGGTCAATTGGTGTACCGAAGCACGGAAACGACCCTGAACGACCGTAAACAGATTCAGTTATTACGGCTGGCACCCGGCCCCTATATCTTGAAAGTAGATGCCGATGGCGTGCATGTCTCAAAGCGTATCCTGATCGGAAACCGCTAG
- the obgE gene encoding GTPase ObgE — protein sequence MSSSNFIDYVKINCRSGHGGAGSMHFRREKHVPKGGPDGGDGGRGGHIILRANAQLWTLLHLKYQKHIKADSGKGGEGGRRTGAEGEDVIIEVPLGTIARHAETNEVMAELTEDGQELILLPGGRGGLGNTHFKSATQQTPYHAQPGEPGQEAWIILELKLLADVGLVGFPNAGKSTLLSVMSAARPEIADYPFTTLVPNLGVVAYRDYKSFVMADIPGIIEGASQGKGLGLRFLRHIERNAVLLFLVPATSENIEADYQVLANELEAYNPELADKTRVLAVTKIDLVDDETLDRTKSNLPTNVPAVFISSVQQRGLTELKDLLWKTLTQTVDL from the coding sequence ATGTCATCCTCCAACTTCATCGATTACGTAAAAATAAATTGCCGATCTGGCCACGGTGGCGCGGGGTCTATGCACTTCCGCCGGGAGAAGCACGTACCCAAAGGGGGGCCCGATGGCGGCGATGGCGGCCGGGGTGGCCACATCATTCTGCGCGCCAACGCTCAGCTCTGGACCTTGCTGCACCTCAAATACCAGAAGCACATTAAGGCCGATTCAGGTAAAGGCGGCGAAGGGGGCCGTCGCACTGGCGCCGAAGGCGAAGACGTAATCATCGAAGTGCCGCTGGGCACGATTGCCCGCCATGCAGAGACCAATGAAGTCATGGCCGAGCTCACCGAAGACGGGCAGGAACTCATCTTGTTACCGGGCGGCCGGGGCGGTCTGGGTAATACCCACTTCAAATCAGCCACCCAGCAAACGCCTTATCATGCCCAACCGGGTGAGCCGGGGCAGGAAGCCTGGATCATTCTTGAACTGAAATTACTAGCCGACGTGGGGCTGGTTGGCTTTCCCAATGCGGGCAAGTCGACGCTCTTATCCGTTATGTCGGCCGCTCGCCCCGAAATTGCCGATTATCCGTTTACGACCCTAGTCCCGAATCTGGGTGTGGTGGCTTACCGCGACTACAAGTCATTTGTAATGGCCGATATACCGGGCATTATCGAAGGGGCTTCGCAAGGTAAAGGGCTAGGACTACGGTTTCTGCGCCATATAGAGCGCAACGCTGTACTCCTTTTTCTCGTACCGGCTACCAGCGAAAACATTGAGGCCGACTACCAGGTCCTTGCCAACGAATTGGAGGCGTATAACCCCGAGTTAGCCGATAAAACGCGGGTGTTGGCGGTTACTAAAATCGACTTAGTTGATGACGAAACCCTGGACCGTACAAAAAGTAACTTACCGACAAATGTGCCTGCTGTGTTTATTTCGTCTGTTCAACAGCGGGGTTTGACTGAACTGAAGGATTTACTTTGGAAAACGTTGACCCAAACAGTTGACCTGTAG
- a CDS encoding adenylate kinase: MLNLVLFGPPGAGKGTQSESLIKKYHLVHLSTGDLLRSQIAAGTALGLQAKTLMDQGMLVPDEVVIGMIESKLTENAAAPGFIFDGFPRTVKQAEALDALLAQHGTNITTMIALVVDREELTRRLLIRGISSGRPDDQNETIIGQRITEYNDKTAPVADYYKQQGKFAAISGVGGIDEIFALICEKIELAQLS, translated from the coding sequence ATGCTTAATCTTGTACTGTTTGGCCCACCGGGTGCCGGAAAAGGCACACAAAGCGAAAGTCTGATTAAAAAATACCACCTGGTGCATCTGTCAACTGGCGATTTGTTGCGGTCTCAGATTGCAGCCGGGACGGCACTAGGCTTGCAGGCCAAGACACTGATGGACCAGGGCATGCTGGTTCCCGACGAAGTCGTTATCGGTATGATCGAATCAAAGCTGACGGAAAATGCGGCGGCTCCCGGCTTTATTTTCGATGGCTTTCCACGCACGGTAAAGCAGGCCGAAGCACTGGATGCCCTGCTGGCCCAGCATGGTACAAACATCACCACCATGATTGCCCTCGTCGTTGACCGTGAGGAACTGACGCGTCGGTTGCTGATCCGGGGCATATCCTCTGGCCGGCCCGACGATCAGAACGAGACGATCATTGGCCAACGCATCACTGAATACAACGATAAAACAGCCCCCGTTGCCGACTACTATAAGCAGCAGGGCAAATTTGCAGCCATTAGCGGCGTGGGTGGCATTGATGAGATTTTCGCCCTCATCTGTGAAAAGATTGAGCTGGCGCAATTGAGCTAA
- a CDS encoding tetratricopeptide repeat protein: MNLSKKTLLATLFVGATTFAPAVAQDVQTALKDLEAERVPKAEQTFRQLASSSPSAENQFYLGYFLLKTGKPDEAKAAFEKGLAADPKNQLNNVGLAGVALTKKDLNTAKAKTDEAIAATKGKNSEVLFRAGEMYTLFEGDKGANDPARAIELLERAKTLDKKNQNVEIPMAMGDAYTLRNEGGPAVSRYEEVIDGTMAAQSNNTTKAEANAKIGQLYLRSKQYKLAQEFFEKAIAADPEFAPTYRSYADALVGSKAYKKASSTYDTYVTKSGTKDPELLLNVAKYYFLAGDHMKSLDYLSKLQGQVNDPIIDRMTGWSSLALGKNDVAVASLNKFISAAPQKVIFDDYKYLGRAYAQLGTPEGDSLSIVNLEKAAPLDTTENLYKEIADKYYGTKQYDKAVSYFEKAISAEEKPSTNDYLKLGLANYQQGFAVSKTVADTAQQRTLRREYFMKADSAFAKLSEVVEKDGKTYPLAYYYRAQSNYYANGRDASLASGAPVPMYEKFIEQALAEQQNPETGATKKEQNRKYLITSYKYLISDAIAKKDDGKAKDYANKVLELDPNDKDAKDFLEGPKSTVTPGKTPVKGTTKPAPKKGTTK, from the coding sequence ATGAACCTATCGAAAAAAACACTGCTGGCTACCCTATTCGTGGGAGCTACAACGTTTGCCCCCGCCGTTGCACAAGATGTGCAGACGGCTCTGAAAGACCTCGAAGCCGAGCGCGTTCCGAAGGCCGAGCAAACGTTCAGGCAGTTGGCATCGAGTTCGCCATCAGCAGAAAACCAGTTTTATCTGGGTTATTTCCTGCTTAAAACCGGCAAACCTGATGAAGCGAAAGCCGCCTTTGAAAAAGGGCTGGCAGCCGACCCTAAGAATCAACTGAACAACGTTGGTCTGGCTGGTGTAGCGCTGACCAAAAAAGACCTGAACACGGCTAAGGCTAAAACCGACGAAGCTATTGCTGCCACCAAAGGCAAGAATAGTGAGGTGCTGTTCCGGGCGGGTGAAATGTATACCCTGTTTGAAGGCGACAAAGGAGCCAACGATCCGGCCCGTGCCATCGAACTGCTCGAACGCGCTAAAACGCTCGACAAGAAAAACCAGAACGTAGAAATTCCGATGGCGATGGGCGATGCCTATACGCTGCGGAATGAAGGCGGCCCCGCCGTTAGCCGGTACGAAGAAGTAATCGATGGTACGATGGCCGCTCAGTCGAACAACACGACGAAAGCAGAAGCCAACGCTAAAATCGGGCAGTTATACCTGCGTTCAAAGCAGTACAAACTGGCGCAGGAGTTTTTCGAGAAAGCCATTGCGGCTGACCCTGAGTTTGCGCCCACTTACCGTTCGTACGCCGATGCGCTTGTTGGGTCAAAAGCTTACAAGAAAGCGTCGAGCACCTACGATACGTATGTAACGAAAAGCGGCACGAAAGACCCCGAACTGCTGCTCAACGTAGCCAAGTACTACTTCCTGGCAGGTGACCACATGAAGTCGCTTGATTACCTGTCTAAATTGCAGGGCCAGGTAAATGACCCGATCATCGACCGGATGACTGGCTGGTCGAGCTTGGCTTTGGGTAAGAACGATGTAGCTGTTGCTTCGCTGAACAAGTTTATCTCAGCCGCACCGCAGAAAGTCATCTTCGATGATTACAAATACCTTGGCCGCGCTTATGCCCAGTTGGGCACCCCAGAAGGTGACTCGCTGAGCATTGTGAACTTGGAAAAGGCAGCTCCGCTCGACACAACGGAGAACCTTTACAAGGAGATCGCCGACAAGTATTACGGTACCAAGCAGTATGACAAAGCCGTGAGTTATTTTGAAAAGGCGATCAGCGCAGAAGAAAAGCCGTCGACGAACGACTACCTCAAGCTGGGCCTGGCCAATTATCAACAAGGCTTTGCCGTAAGCAAAACGGTAGCTGACACGGCCCAACAGCGTACTTTGCGCCGCGAGTATTTCATGAAAGCCGATTCAGCTTTTGCTAAGCTGTCCGAAGTGGTTGAAAAAGACGGTAAGACGTACCCATTGGCGTACTACTACCGTGCTCAATCAAACTACTATGCCAACGGTCGTGACGCTTCGCTGGCCAGTGGTGCTCCGGTTCCCATGTATGAAAAATTCATCGAGCAGGCCTTGGCTGAGCAGCAAAACCCCGAGACGGGCGCCACGAAGAAAGAGCAGAACCGTAAGTACCTGATCACTTCGTACAAGTACCTGATCTCTGATGCAATTGCCAAGAAGGATGATGGCAAGGCGAAGGATTATGCGAATAAAGTGCTCGAATTAGATCCGAACGATAAGGACGCCAAAGACTTTTTGGAAGGTCCGAAATCAACGGTGACACCGGGCAAAACACCGGTGAAAGGCACGACGAAACCGGCGCCGAAGAAGGGCACAACCAAGTAA